The following coding sequences lie in one Notolabrus celidotus isolate fNotCel1 chromosome 20, fNotCel1.pri, whole genome shotgun sequence genomic window:
- the LOC117831844 gene encoding inward rectifier potassium channel 2-like: MGSVRSHRYSIVSSEEDGMKLAAIAVPNGYGNGNVNKVHTEHQHQSRFVSKDGHCNVQFINMSEKGQRYLADIFTTCVDIRWRWMLLVFCLSFLLSWLFFGFVFWLVALSYGDLHNETQICVSNVDSFTAAFLFSVETQTTIGYGYRYVTEECPVAVFMVVFQSIIGCIIDAFIIGAVMAKMAKPKKRNETLVFSHYATVAMRDGKLCLMWRVGNLRKSHLVEAHVRAQLLKSRTTAEGEYIPLDQVDIDVGFDSGIDRIFLVSPITIVHEIDEDSPFYEMSKQELETSEFEIVVILEGMVEATAMTTQCRSSYVASEILWGHRFEPVLFEEKNYYKVDYSRFDNTYEVPSTPDCSARELAERNSNASSPRNSFCYENEVALEKVEMEEEFEEEDNREMRGVEVFDLEDTNTDVVSDSECNLDSLPLESRPLTAESEI, from the coding sequence ATGGGGAGTGTGCGAAGCCACCGTTACAGCATTGTGTCCTCTGAGGAAGATGGCATGAAGCTGGCTGCTATTGCTGTCCCAAATGGCTATGGAAACGGCAATGTCAACAAGGTGCACACAGAGCACCAACATCAGAGCCGCTTCGTCAGTAAGGATGGCCACTGCAATGTGCAGTTTATCAATATGAGTGAGAAAGGCCAGCGGTACTTGGCAGATATCTTCACCACCTGCGTGGACATACGCTGGCGCTGGATGCTGCTCGTATTCTGCCTTTCTTTCCTGCTCTCATGGTTgttttttggttttgtcttcTGGTTAGTGGCCCTTTCTTATGGGGATTTACACAATGAGACTCAGATTTGTGTTTCCAATGTGGACAGCTTCACTGCTGCCTTCTTGTTCTCAGTGGAGACACAAACCACTATTGGCTATGGCTATCGCTACGTTACAGAGGAGTGCCCTGTTGCTGTCTTTATGGTTGTCTTCCAAAGCATCATTGGCTGCATCATTGATGCTTTCATCATTGGTGCAGTTATGGCCAAGATGGCCAAGCCCAAAAAGAGGAACGAGACCCTGGTGTTCAGCCATTATGCTACGGTGGCCATGAGGGACGGTAAACTTTGCCTCATGTGGCGTGTGGGGAACCTGAGGAAGAGTCATCTGGTGGAGGCCCACGTCAGGGCCCAGCTTCTCAAGTCCCGCACCACTGCAGAGGGTGAGTACATCCCACTGGATCAGGTGGACATTGACGTGGGCTTTGATAGTGGCATCGACAGAATCTTCCTGGTGTCTCCAATCACCATCGTGCACGAGATCGATGAGGACAGCCCGTTCTACGAGATGAGCAAACAGGAGCtggagacatcagagtttgagatCGTGGTGATTCTGGAGGGAATGGTTGAGGCCACAGCCATGACTACTCAATGTCGGAGCTCCTATGTGGCGAGTGAAATCCTCTGGGGCCACCGCTTCGAGCCTGTGCTCTTTGAGGAAAAGAACTACTATAAAGTAGACTACTCGCGCTTTGACAACACGTACGAGGTGCCCAGCACACCTGACTGTAGTGCCAGGGAGCTGGCTGAGAGGAATTCAAACGCCTCCAGCCCGAGGAACTCTTTTTGCTACGAAAATGAGGTGGCTCTGGAAAAagtggagatggaggaggagtttgaggaggaagataACAGGGAGATGAGGGGTGTTGAGGTCTTTGACCTTGAGGACACCAACACTGATGTGGTGTCAGACTCTGAATGCAATCTTGACTCTTTGCCTTTGGAATCAAGGCCTTTGACAGCAGAATCAGAAATATGA
- the LOC117831845 gene encoding LOW QUALITY PROTEIN: inward rectifier potassium channel 16-like (The sequence of the model RefSeq protein was modified relative to this genomic sequence to represent the inferred CDS: inserted 2 bases in 2 codons; deleted 3 bases in 3 codons), whose translation MSSDRGEEVVIDTNCTTVHTLGKQKDXQRLRYMQKDGRFPVVFQKAPGDWSPYLMDIFTTLVEIRWRVMFLIFSLSYILSWIFFGLCYWLIAYVHGDVDDVDNEPCVDNVRGFTGAFLYSMETQATIGYGFRGMTENCIVAIIVVTIQDVFSCLLDTIVIGIVVAKWHQLVRELRTVGFSSCAVVNLRDGVLCLSWRLXDFRGNHILDGVTRAMIVRYVKKSHGSVVMSYQDLDIQDRDIILATPATIIHKLEPGGPLYSLGPDSLLEAHFEMVVSFTYTGDSTGMLHQTRTCYKPADIRWGQCFQDMLKLGKKHYKVDYARFNETTWVSVPQVSAEEFDRGRRPTEGRQPHSPLFPPDKTNGHICQVDRDITPEVMHQTSL comes from the exons ATGAGCTCAGACAGAGGTGAGGAGGTCGTCATTGATACCAATTGCACCACAGTCCACACCCTGGGTAAGCAAAAGG GTCAGCGCCTCCGCTACATGCAGAAAGATGGCCGGTTCCCCGTGGTTTTCCAGAAGGCCCCGGGAGACTGGAGCCCATACCTGATGGACATCTTCACCACTCTTGTGGAGATCCGCTGGAGGGTGATGTTTCtcatcttctccctctcttacaTCCTCTCTTGGATCTTCTTTGGCCTCTGCTATTGGCTCATTGCTTATGTACACGGTGATGTCGATGATGTTGATAATGAACCATGTGTGGACAACGTGCGTGGCTTCACTGGGGCTTTTTTGTACTCAATGGAGACCCAGGCA ACTATCGGCTACGGCTTCAGGGGGATGACTGAGAACTGTATCGTGGCCATTATTGTT GTGACAATTCAGGATGTGTTCAGCTGCCTTCTTGACACCATTGTTATCGGTATTGTTGTTGCTAAATGGCATCAGCTCGTAAGAGAGCTCAGGACAGTTGGCTTTAGCAGCTGTGCGGTGGTCAACCTGCGAGATGGGGTTCTGTGTCTGTCATGGCGAC GGGACTTCAGAGGGAATCATATTCTGGATGGTGTCACCAGGGCTATGATAGTCCGATATGTGAAAAAGTCACATGGGTCTGTTGTGATGTCATACCAGGATCTGGACATCCAGGACAGGGACATTATTCTCGCCACACCGGCTACCATTATTCACAAGCTGGAGCCT GGAGGTCCTCTCTACAGTCTGGGTCCTGACAGCCTGCTGGAGGCTCACTTTGAGATGGTGGTGTCTTTCACGTACACCGGGGACTCTACAGGAATGCTCCACCAGACGAGAACCTGCTACAAACCAGCAGACATCCGCTGGGGTCAGTGCTTCCAGGACATGCTGAAACTAGGGAAGAAACACTACAAAGTGGACTACGCTCGCTTCAATGAGACCACATGGGTGTCAGTGCCTCAGGTCAGTGCTGAGGAGTTTGACAGGGGGAGACGACCTACGGAGGGCAGGCAGCCCCACAGCCCTCTATTCCCACCAGACAAGACAAATGGACACATTTGTCAGGTGGATCGTGACATCACTCCAGAGGTTATGCATCAAACTAGTTTGTAG